The Symphalangus syndactylus isolate Jambi chromosome 11, NHGRI_mSymSyn1-v2.1_pri, whole genome shotgun sequence genome contains a region encoding:
- the CCP110 gene encoding centriolar coiled-coil protein of 110 kDa isoform X6 yields the protein MSGRARCDCGKMEEYEKFCEKSLARIQEASLSTESFLPAQSESISLIRFHGVAILSPLLNIEKRKEMQQEKQKALDVEARKQVNRKKALLTRVQEILDNVQVRKAPNASDFDQWEMETVYSNSEVRNLNVPATFPNSFPSHTEHSTAAKLDKIAGILPLDNEDQCKTNGIDLPRDSEGFNSPKQCDSSNISHVENEAFPKTSSATPPETLISDGLFSVNEQQDLPLLAEVTPDPYVMSLQNLMKKSKEYIEREQSRCSLRGTMNRIVNESHLDKEHDAVKVADCVKEKAQLTGKHCVSVIPDKPSLNKSNVLLQGASTQASSMSMPVLASFSKVDIPIRTGHPTVLESNSDFKVIPTFVTENNVIKSLTGSYAKLPSPEPSVSPKMHRRRSRTSSACHILINNPINACELSPKGKEQAMDLIVQDTDENTNVPEIVPKLPTDLAGVCSSKVYVGKNTSEVKEDVVLGKSNQVCQSSGNHLENKVIHGLVTVEGQLTSDERGAHIMNSTCAAMPKLHEPYASSQCIASPNFGTVSGLKPASMLEKNCSLQTELNKSYDVKNPSPLLMQNQNTRQQMDTPTVSCGNEQFLDNSFEKVKRRLDLDIDGLQKENCPYVITSGITEQERQHLPEKRYPKGSVFVNKNKMLGTSSKESEELLKSKMLAFEEMRKRLEEQHAQQLSLLIAEQEREQERLQKEIEEQEKMLKQKKAMTAEASELDTNNAVELEWRKISDSSLLETMLSQADSLHTSNSNSSGFTNSALQYSFVSANEAPFYLWGSSTSGLTKLSVTRPFGRAKTRWSQVFSPEIQAKFNKITAVAKGFLTRRLMQTDKLKQLRQTVKDTMEFIRSFQSEAPLKRGIVSAQDASLQERVLAQLRAALYGIHDIFFVMDAAERMSILHHDREVRKEKMLRQMDKMKSPRVALSAATQKSLDRKKYMKVLQPNQGQNAPGHRLLSRQGSICRKNPKKAAKCCDNLRRQHSLG from the exons ATGTCTGGCAGAGCACGG TGTGACTGTGGGAAGATGGAGGAGTATGAGAAGTTTTGTGAAAAAAGTCTTGCCAGAATACAAGAAGCATCACTATCCACAGAGAGCTTTCTCCCTGCTCAGTCTGAAAGTATCTCACTTATTCGCTTTCATGGAGTGGCTATCCTTTCTCCACTG CTTAAcattgagaaaagaaaggaaatgcaacAAGAAAAGCAGAAAGCACTTGATGTAGAAGCAAGAAAGCAGGTTAACAGGAAGAAAGCTTTACTGACTCGTGTCCAGGAGATTCTTGACAATGTTCAG GTTAGAAAAGCACCTAATGCTAGTGATTTTGATCAGTGGGAGATGGAAACAGTTTACTCTAATTCAGAAGTCAGAAACTTGAATGTTCCTGCTACATTTCCAAATAGCTTTCCAAGCCATACTGAACACTCTACTGCAGCAAAGCTTGATAAGATAGCTGGGATTTTGCCATTGGATAATGAGGACCAATGTAAAACTAATGGAATAGACTTACCTAGAGATTCAGAAGGATTTAATTCTCCGAAGCAATGTGATAGTTCCAATATTAGTCATGTAGAAAATGAAGCTTTTCCAAAGACCTCTTCAGCAACCCCACCAGAAACTCTTATTTCTGATGGTCTCTTCTCAGTAAATGAACAACAGGATCTACCACTTTTGGCAGAAGTCACCCCAGATCCCTATGTAATGAGTCTTCAGAATCTGATGAAAAAGTCAAAGGAATATATAGAAAGGGAACAATCTAGATGCAGTCTGAGAGGTACTATGAACAGAATTGTTAATGAGAGTCATTTAGACAAAGAACATGATGCTGTTAAAGTGGCTGACTGTGTAAAAGAGAAGGCCCAGTTGACAGGCAAACACTGTGTCTCAGTTATTCCTGACAAACCAAGCCTTAATAAATCAAATGTTCTTCTCCAAGGTGCTTCCACTCAAGCAAGCAGCATGAGTATGCCAGTTTTAGCTAGCTTTTCAAAAGTGGACATACCTATACGAACTGGCCATCCCACTGTTCTAGAGTCTAATTCTGATTTTAAAGTTATTCCCACTTTTGTTACCGAAAATAATGTTATCAAAAGTCTTACAGGTTCCTATGCCAAATTACCTAGTCCAGAGCCAAGTGTGAGTCCTAAAATGCACCGAAGACGTTCCAGGACATCATCAGCATGTCATATACTTATAAATAACCCAATAAATGCCTGTGAATTAAGCCCTAAAGGAAAAGAACAGGCAATGGACTTAATTGTTCAAGATACTGATGAAAACACAAATGTGCCCGAAATTGTGCCAAAGTTACCAACTGATTTAGCAGGAGTTTGTTCAAGCAAGGTTTATGTGGGCAAAAATACATCTGAAGTCAAAGAAGATGTGGTTTTAGGTAAATCAAATCAGGTATGTCAATCTTCAGGaaatcatttagaaaataaagttattcATGGACTTGTTACTGTGGAAGGTCAGTTAACATCCGATGAGAGAGGCGCACACATAATGAACAGTACCTGTGCTGCGATGCCAAAGCTGCATGAACCATATGCCAGCAGTCAGTGTATAGCAAGTCCAAACTTTGGAACTGTGAGTGGACTCAAGCCAGCCAGTATGTTAGAGAAAAACTGCAGTTTGCAAACGGAACTGAATAAATCTTACGATGTAAAAAACCCTTCTCCTTTATTGATGCAAAACCAGAATACGAGACAGCAGATGGACACACCTACGGTGTCCTGTGGAAATGAACAATTTTTGGATAACAGTTTTGAGAAAGTTAAACGGAGACTTGATTTAGATATTGATGGTTTGCAAAAAGAAAACTGCCCTTATGTCATAACCAGTGGAATAACTGAACAAGAAAGGCAACATTTGCCAGAAAAAAGATACCCTAAGGGATCTGTCTTCGTTAACAAGAATAAAATGTTAGGAACTAGTTCCAAAG aaagCGAGGAGTTACTAAAAAGCAAGATGTTAGCTTTTGAAGAAATGCGGAAGAGACTAGAAGAACAGCACGCCCAGCAGTTATCACTACTCATAGCTGAGCAGGAAAGGGAACAAGAAAGACTGCAAAAG GAAATAGAAGAGCAGGAGAAAATGTTAAAACAGAAGAAGGCAATGACAGCGGAAGCCTCTGAGTTGGACACTAACAATGCAGTGGAAttagaatggagaaaaataagtGACTCTAGTTTGCTGGAAACAATGCTGTCTCAAGCAGACTCACTCCATACTTCAAATTCAAATAGTTCTG GTTTCACAAATTCTGCTCTGCAATATAGCTTTGTTTCTGCAAACGAAGCACCATTCTACCTCTGGGGATCATCAACTAGTGGCTTGACAAAACTCTCAGTAACAAGGCCTTTTGGAAGAGCCAAAACTAGATGGTCTCAA gtttttagtCCAGAAATACAagcaaaatttaacaaaataactgCGGTGGCAAAAGGATTTCTTACTCGTAGACTTATGCAGACAGATAAGCTGAAGCAACTTCGACAAACTGTAAAA GATACTATGGAATTCATAAGAAGTTTTCAGTCAGAAGCACCGTTAAAGAGAGGCATTGTTTCAGCTCAAGATGCTTCACTTCAGGAAAGAGTGTTAGCTCAG TTGCGAGCTGCCCTGTATGGTATTCATGATATATTCTTTGTAATGGATGCAGCTGAAAGAATGTCTATTCTACATCATGATCGAGAAGTTCGCAAAGAGAAAATGCTCAGGCAAATG GATAAAATGAAAAGTCCACGAGTGGCTCTTTCAGCTGCAACACAGAAGTCTCTTGATAGGAAGAAATACATGAA
- the CCP110 gene encoding centriolar coiled-coil protein of 110 kDa isoform X4, with protein MSGRARCDCGKMEEYEKFCEKSLARIQEASLSTESFLPAQSESISLIRFHGVAILSPLLNIEKRKEMQQEKQKALDVEARKQVNRKKALLTRVQEILDNVQVRKAPNASDFDQWEMETVYSNSEVRNLNVPATFPNSFPSHTEHSTAAKLDKIAGILPLDNEDQCKTNGIDLPRDSEGFNSPKQCDSSNISHVENEAFPKTSSATPPETLISDGLFSVNEQQDLPLLAEVTPDPYVMSLQNLMKKSKEYIEREQSRCSLRGTMNRIVNESHLDKEHDAVKVADCVKEKAQLTGKHCVSVIPDKPSLNKSNVLLQGASTQASSMSMPVLASFSKVDIPIRTGHPTVLESNSDFKVIPTFVTENNVIKSLTGSYAKLPSPEPSVSPKMHRRRSRTSSACHILINNPINACELSPKGKEQAMDLIVQDTDENTNVPEIVPKLPTDLAGVCSSKVYVGKNTSEVKEDVVLGKSNQVCQSSGNHLENKVIHGLVTVEGQLTSDERGAHIMNSTCAAMPKLHEPYASSQCIASPNFGTVSGLKPASMLEKNCSLQTELNKSYDVKNPSPLLMQNQNTRQQMDTPTVSCGNEQFLDNSFEKVKRRLDLDIDGLQKENCPYVITSGITEQERQHLPEKRYPKGSVFVNKNKMLGTSSKESEELLKSKMLAFEEMRKRLEEQHAQQLSLLIAEQEREQERLQKEIEEQEKMLKQKKAMTAEASELDTNNAVELEWRKISDSSLLETMLSQADSLHTSNSNSSGFTNSALQYSFVSANEAPFYLWGSSTSGLTKLSVTRPFGRAKTRWSQVFSPEIQAKFNKITAVAKGFLTRRLMQTDKLKQLRQTVKDTMEFIRSFQSEAPLKRGIVSAQDASLQERVLAQLRAALYGIHDIFFVMDAAERMSILHHDREVRKEKMLRQMDKMKSPRVALSAATQKSLDRKKYMKVLQPNQGQNAPGHRLLSRQGTPKTTVKGVVQNRQKPSQSRVPNRVPVSGVYAGKIQRKRPNVATI; from the exons ATGTCTGGCAGAGCACGG TGTGACTGTGGGAAGATGGAGGAGTATGAGAAGTTTTGTGAAAAAAGTCTTGCCAGAATACAAGAAGCATCACTATCCACAGAGAGCTTTCTCCCTGCTCAGTCTGAAAGTATCTCACTTATTCGCTTTCATGGAGTGGCTATCCTTTCTCCACTG CTTAAcattgagaaaagaaaggaaatgcaacAAGAAAAGCAGAAAGCACTTGATGTAGAAGCAAGAAAGCAGGTTAACAGGAAGAAAGCTTTACTGACTCGTGTCCAGGAGATTCTTGACAATGTTCAG GTTAGAAAAGCACCTAATGCTAGTGATTTTGATCAGTGGGAGATGGAAACAGTTTACTCTAATTCAGAAGTCAGAAACTTGAATGTTCCTGCTACATTTCCAAATAGCTTTCCAAGCCATACTGAACACTCTACTGCAGCAAAGCTTGATAAGATAGCTGGGATTTTGCCATTGGATAATGAGGACCAATGTAAAACTAATGGAATAGACTTACCTAGAGATTCAGAAGGATTTAATTCTCCGAAGCAATGTGATAGTTCCAATATTAGTCATGTAGAAAATGAAGCTTTTCCAAAGACCTCTTCAGCAACCCCACCAGAAACTCTTATTTCTGATGGTCTCTTCTCAGTAAATGAACAACAGGATCTACCACTTTTGGCAGAAGTCACCCCAGATCCCTATGTAATGAGTCTTCAGAATCTGATGAAAAAGTCAAAGGAATATATAGAAAGGGAACAATCTAGATGCAGTCTGAGAGGTACTATGAACAGAATTGTTAATGAGAGTCATTTAGACAAAGAACATGATGCTGTTAAAGTGGCTGACTGTGTAAAAGAGAAGGCCCAGTTGACAGGCAAACACTGTGTCTCAGTTATTCCTGACAAACCAAGCCTTAATAAATCAAATGTTCTTCTCCAAGGTGCTTCCACTCAAGCAAGCAGCATGAGTATGCCAGTTTTAGCTAGCTTTTCAAAAGTGGACATACCTATACGAACTGGCCATCCCACTGTTCTAGAGTCTAATTCTGATTTTAAAGTTATTCCCACTTTTGTTACCGAAAATAATGTTATCAAAAGTCTTACAGGTTCCTATGCCAAATTACCTAGTCCAGAGCCAAGTGTGAGTCCTAAAATGCACCGAAGACGTTCCAGGACATCATCAGCATGTCATATACTTATAAATAACCCAATAAATGCCTGTGAATTAAGCCCTAAAGGAAAAGAACAGGCAATGGACTTAATTGTTCAAGATACTGATGAAAACACAAATGTGCCCGAAATTGTGCCAAAGTTACCAACTGATTTAGCAGGAGTTTGTTCAAGCAAGGTTTATGTGGGCAAAAATACATCTGAAGTCAAAGAAGATGTGGTTTTAGGTAAATCAAATCAGGTATGTCAATCTTCAGGaaatcatttagaaaataaagttattcATGGACTTGTTACTGTGGAAGGTCAGTTAACATCCGATGAGAGAGGCGCACACATAATGAACAGTACCTGTGCTGCGATGCCAAAGCTGCATGAACCATATGCCAGCAGTCAGTGTATAGCAAGTCCAAACTTTGGAACTGTGAGTGGACTCAAGCCAGCCAGTATGTTAGAGAAAAACTGCAGTTTGCAAACGGAACTGAATAAATCTTACGATGTAAAAAACCCTTCTCCTTTATTGATGCAAAACCAGAATACGAGACAGCAGATGGACACACCTACGGTGTCCTGTGGAAATGAACAATTTTTGGATAACAGTTTTGAGAAAGTTAAACGGAGACTTGATTTAGATATTGATGGTTTGCAAAAAGAAAACTGCCCTTATGTCATAACCAGTGGAATAACTGAACAAGAAAGGCAACATTTGCCAGAAAAAAGATACCCTAAGGGATCTGTCTTCGTTAACAAGAATAAAATGTTAGGAACTAGTTCCAAAG aaagCGAGGAGTTACTAAAAAGCAAGATGTTAGCTTTTGAAGAAATGCGGAAGAGACTAGAAGAACAGCACGCCCAGCAGTTATCACTACTCATAGCTGAGCAGGAAAGGGAACAAGAAAGACTGCAAAAG GAAATAGAAGAGCAGGAGAAAATGTTAAAACAGAAGAAGGCAATGACAGCGGAAGCCTCTGAGTTGGACACTAACAATGCAGTGGAAttagaatggagaaaaataagtGACTCTAGTTTGCTGGAAACAATGCTGTCTCAAGCAGACTCACTCCATACTTCAAATTCAAATAGTTCTG GTTTCACAAATTCTGCTCTGCAATATAGCTTTGTTTCTGCAAACGAAGCACCATTCTACCTCTGGGGATCATCAACTAGTGGCTTGACAAAACTCTCAGTAACAAGGCCTTTTGGAAGAGCCAAAACTAGATGGTCTCAA gtttttagtCCAGAAATACAagcaaaatttaacaaaataactgCGGTGGCAAAAGGATTTCTTACTCGTAGACTTATGCAGACAGATAAGCTGAAGCAACTTCGACAAACTGTAAAA GATACTATGGAATTCATAAGAAGTTTTCAGTCAGAAGCACCGTTAAAGAGAGGCATTGTTTCAGCTCAAGATGCTTCACTTCAGGAAAGAGTGTTAGCTCAG TTGCGAGCTGCCCTGTATGGTATTCATGATATATTCTTTGTAATGGATGCAGCTGAAAGAATGTCTATTCTACATCATGATCGAGAAGTTCGCAAAGAGAAAATGCTCAGGCAAATG GATAAAATGAAAAGTCCACGAGTGGCTCTTTCAGCTGCAACACAGAAGTCTCTTGATAGGAAGAAATACATGAA